In Leptospira harrisiae, a genomic segment contains:
- a CDS encoding response regulator — MKDLILLVDDDSAIRKMLRIALEAKGYRTLEAISKKEAIESIALNSPKLVLLDLQLPDGTGLEVIKNVRTFSEVPFIVLSVMSSEEDKIALLDSGADDYITKPFSMGELLARIRTALRRLPIEETPSNWEKESLIVDFVNYQVIKNQNQIRLTPTEFQILTLLIKNSGKVITHDVLIKMIWGDQALNEMNSLRVHITQLRKKIEDSPSDPKFLITEPGVGYRWVTQ, encoded by the coding sequence GTGAAGGATTTGATTCTTTTAGTCGATGACGACAGTGCCATTCGCAAGATGTTACGTATTGCCTTGGAAGCCAAAGGATACAGGACTTTAGAGGCAATCTCTAAAAAAGAGGCGATTGAATCCATCGCTCTTAATTCACCAAAATTAGTGTTACTAGACTTACAGCTTCCTGATGGAACTGGCTTAGAGGTTATCAAAAACGTTCGCACTTTTTCAGAAGTTCCTTTTATAGTTTTGTCCGTTATGAGTTCTGAGGAAGATAAAATCGCATTACTCGATTCAGGCGCAGATGATTATATTACCAAACCATTTAGTATGGGTGAGTTACTGGCAAGGATTCGCACTGCTTTGCGCAGGCTCCCCATAGAAGAAACACCATCCAATTGGGAAAAAGAAAGTTTAATCGTTGATTTTGTAAACTACCAAGTGATTAAAAATCAGAATCAAATTCGGTTGACCCCAACAGAATTTCAAATCCTTACATTATTAATTAAAAATTCAGGAAAAGTAATCACTCATGATGTTTTGATTAAAATGATTTGGGGAGACCAAGCATTAAATGAAATGAATTCGCTCAGAGTTCATATCACTCAACTTCGTAAAAAAATTGAAGATTCGCCAAGTGATCCAAAGTTTTTGATAACTGAACCTGGTGTTGGTTATCGTTGGGTTACTCAATAA
- a CDS encoding porin encodes MLDQFNVFSNIISRWFPSLRVHIRILFFVSWGLFNPILAEENQFIEKKENPDSTSKTNTLPNVVQFGGFVDSYYLYNRNLPKDTERNFTTQAVRNNEFNINLAYVEAKVEEKKYRGRLAFQWGTSVNANYAGEISTEKFSNQNSVKNIQEAYTGFKIGKDTWLDAGIFFGNIGHESWISQNNINYTRAFALDYVPYYSSGVRLMHQFSNKLSGQLQVLNGWQNITDNNKDKAFGSQIKYLFSPNLTLTLNQFAGNEAPNNERKQMRYYQNTILEWMFSDQISLVGQFDIGIQKAKQSFIYEPWLAAFDPSLGDYRETSSNAYRQWYHGTFWLCFKLSPEYRLSFRIERFYDPLQVMVNTGTRNGFMSNGYTTTFDILSYDPGLIRFEYVYRRSADSVFAYHDSSTSKKEDFFLLAFSIKF; translated from the coding sequence ATGTTAGATCAATTTAATGTTTTTTCAAACATCATAAGCAGATGGTTCCCAAGTTTAAGAGTGCACATCAGGATTTTGTTTTTTGTATCTTGGGGGTTATTTAATCCGATTCTTGCGGAAGAAAATCAATTCATCGAAAAAAAAGAGAACCCTGATTCCACTTCGAAAACAAATACCCTGCCTAATGTTGTCCAGTTTGGTGGATTTGTGGATTCATATTATCTATACAATCGTAACCTGCCAAAGGATACCGAAAGAAATTTTACGACCCAAGCAGTAAGAAATAATGAATTTAATATTAACTTGGCTTATGTTGAAGCAAAAGTAGAAGAGAAAAAATATAGAGGAAGGTTGGCCTTTCAGTGGGGAACTTCGGTAAATGCAAATTATGCGGGCGAAATTTCTACAGAAAAATTTTCCAATCAAAACTCCGTTAAAAATATCCAAGAAGCATATACTGGATTTAAAATAGGAAAAGATACTTGGTTGGATGCTGGAATATTCTTTGGAAACATAGGGCATGAGTCTTGGATTTCCCAAAACAACATTAATTATACTCGTGCCTTTGCTTTGGATTACGTTCCATATTATTCATCGGGTGTTCGATTGATGCATCAGTTTTCAAACAAACTAAGTGGTCAATTGCAGGTGTTAAATGGCTGGCAAAACATCACTGACAATAATAAGGACAAGGCATTTGGAAGTCAGATCAAATATTTGTTTAGTCCAAACTTAACATTGACTCTGAATCAATTCGCGGGAAATGAGGCACCAAATAATGAAAGAAAACAAATGCGATACTATCAGAATACAATTTTGGAATGGATGTTTTCTGATCAAATTAGTTTGGTAGGACAGTTTGATATTGGCATACAAAAGGCAAAACAAAGTTTTATTTACGAACCTTGGTTAGCTGCCTTTGATCCAAGTTTGGGGGATTACCGAGAAACTTCTTCCAATGCCTATCGACAATGGTATCATGGAACATTTTGGCTATGTTTTAAATTATCACCAGAGTATCGTTTGAGTTTCCGAATAGAACGTTTTTACGATCCATTACAAGTTATGGTTAACACTGGCACTCGAAATGGATTTATGTCGAACGGATATACAACTACTTTTGATATTCTATCCTATGATCCAGGTTTAATTCGATTTGAATATGTTTATCGAAGGTCAGCAGATTCTGTTTTTGCCTATCATGATTCTTCTACTTCCAAGAAGGAAGATTTTTTCCTTTTGGCATTTTCTATCAAATTTTGA
- a CDS encoding sensor histidine kinase has protein sequence MNEGKRPEDFLSIANQEESKKRGILKVYFGMSPGVGKTYSMLTEAHHLKAEGEDVRIGIVESHGRDETKALIEGLNWIPLKKIDYRGKIWEEMDVESILKERPSYVLVDELAHTNIPGSLNKKRYQDVFLLLEAGINVLSTVNVQHLESQVDSIEKIIQSPVKETIPDNILERADELVLIDIIPDELLKRLSEGKVYVPEKIMSAKENFFRKENLTFLRELSLSYTAKYVEKRMPQGRERVMVAISASPHSKTLLRYAKRLALERNSELYAFFSENEEDKSVEAANFIRAHIRFAKELGAEVIHSFESDPVAGIIAIAEEKRINRLVVGGSRKTFFSNFFQKNIPYEIIKQLRNVEIIVVPYLDDHKYQFDFYKKLIPSSGIRQYISVFALTSIVTFCNQLLISYIGYWTISILYLFYVALLGMFFSRGPVLLAAILSASFWNFLFIPPLYTFYISKLEDALMFVIFMLIALINGSLTARLKKNESKLRSREEKLSILYELTRNLSKTSTAPEIIKTGESFFKRIFPFPVKLHFYQGGEFTPAIEDVKDLAVATWTIKNGKPAGKYTETLSLANATFYPLVSPGGITGVINVISSEEPSLEKEILLNTVANQVALALDRDILSEDSRKNFLLKESEKLYNLIFNSLSHELKTPLTSIQGSASALLDPEIDADANVRKDLIEEIQESSLVLNLLLGNLLDISRIESGYLTLKKEKVFPSEIIHDSISYLGKNKTNHLIEIQLNGLDSPVELDRVLFSHAIFNLLYNACMYTPQGSTVWISLAKTENTFRWIVEDNGNGLPQDSSRIFQKFYRGESSGKIGTGLGLAITKSIVELHGGNIEATNRSEGGARFLIDIPIS, from the coding sequence ATGAATGAAGGAAAACGTCCGGAAGATTTTCTTTCAATAGCAAACCAGGAAGAATCAAAAAAACGAGGTATTTTGAAAGTTTATTTCGGAATGTCACCTGGAGTTGGGAAAACTTATTCAATGTTAACCGAAGCACATCACTTAAAAGCTGAAGGTGAGGATGTGAGAATTGGGATTGTTGAAAGTCACGGGAGAGATGAGACAAAGGCTTTGATTGAGGGACTAAATTGGATACCACTCAAAAAAATTGATTATCGAGGAAAGATATGGGAGGAAATGGATGTCGAAAGTATCTTAAAAGAAAGACCAAGTTATGTACTTGTTGATGAATTGGCACATACCAATATTCCTGGTTCGTTAAATAAAAAAAGATACCAGGATGTATTTCTATTATTAGAAGCAGGCATCAATGTATTGTCTACTGTTAACGTACAACATTTAGAAAGCCAGGTAGATTCTATTGAAAAAATAATCCAAAGCCCGGTCAAAGAAACGATTCCCGATAACATTCTCGAAAGAGCAGACGAACTTGTATTAATCGATATTATACCAGATGAATTGTTGAAAAGATTGTCAGAGGGAAAGGTATATGTTCCTGAAAAAATAATGTCTGCAAAAGAAAATTTTTTCCGTAAGGAAAATTTAACCTTTCTTAGAGAATTATCTTTATCATACACAGCAAAATACGTTGAAAAAAGAATGCCACAAGGACGAGAGCGGGTAATGGTTGCAATCTCTGCAAGTCCACATTCAAAAACACTACTTAGATATGCAAAAAGATTGGCATTAGAGCGAAATTCGGAGCTGTATGCATTTTTTTCTGAAAATGAAGAAGACAAAAGTGTAGAAGCGGCAAATTTCATTCGTGCTCATATTCGATTTGCAAAGGAACTTGGTGCGGAAGTGATTCATTCTTTCGAATCGGATCCAGTGGCAGGAATCATTGCGATAGCAGAAGAAAAACGAATCAATCGCCTGGTTGTTGGCGGATCCAGAAAAACTTTTTTTTCAAATTTTTTTCAGAAAAACATCCCATATGAAATCATCAAACAACTTCGTAATGTGGAAATTATAGTAGTTCCTTATTTAGATGATCATAAATACCAATTTGATTTTTATAAAAAATTAATCCCTTCTTCTGGAATTCGGCAATATATTTCTGTATTTGCATTAACCTCAATTGTTACATTTTGTAATCAACTTTTGATATCCTATATAGGGTATTGGACTATATCGATTTTATATTTATTTTACGTGGCATTGCTAGGAATGTTTTTTAGTAGAGGGCCAGTTTTACTTGCGGCAATACTTTCCGCATCTTTTTGGAATTTTTTGTTCATTCCACCTCTTTATACTTTTTATATATCGAAGTTAGAAGATGCTTTGATGTTTGTGATTTTTATGTTAATTGCTCTAATTAATGGAAGTTTGACGGCAAGGCTTAAGAAAAACGAATCAAAACTAAGGTCACGAGAAGAAAAACTTTCTATTCTTTATGAGCTCACACGAAATCTTTCCAAAACTTCAACTGCACCAGAAATTATAAAAACTGGTGAATCATTTTTTAAACGAATTTTTCCTTTTCCAGTAAAACTTCATTTTTACCAAGGGGGTGAGTTTACTCCTGCCATTGAGGATGTAAAAGACCTGGCTGTGGCAACTTGGACGATTAAAAATGGAAAACCTGCAGGTAAATATACCGAAACTTTATCTCTTGCCAATGCAACTTTTTATCCGTTAGTTTCGCCCGGAGGCATTACGGGTGTCATCAATGTAATTTCATCTGAAGAGCCAAGTTTGGAAAAGGAAATCCTTTTGAATACTGTGGCAAATCAAGTTGCCTTAGCATTGGATCGGGATATACTTTCGGAAGATTCTAGAAAAAATTTTCTATTAAAGGAATCCGAAAAGTTATACAACCTAATTTTTAATTCCTTATCACATGAATTAAAAACTCCCCTCACATCCATTCAAGGTTCTGCTTCTGCTCTACTCGACCCAGAAATTGATGCTGATGCAAATGTAAGAAAAGATCTAATCGAGGAAATCCAGGAAAGTTCCTTGGTATTAAATTTACTTTTAGGAAATTTGTTGGACATTAGCCGCATTGAGTCAGGGTATTTGACTTTGAAAAAGGAAAAGGTATTCCCATCAGAGATCATTCACGATTCTATATCTTATTTAGGAAAAAATAAAACAAATCATTTGATAGAAATTCAGTTAAATGGTTTGGATTCTCCTGTTGAACTTGACCGAGTGCTCTTTTCGCATGCTATTTTTAATTTACTCTACAACGCATGTATGTATACCCCACAAGGTTCTACTGTTTGGATTTCACTTGCTAAAACTGAAAATACATTTCGGTGGATTGTGGAAGACAATGGGAATGGTCTCCCTCAGGATTCTTCTAGGATTTTTCAGAAATTCTATAGGGGAGAATCTTCTGGTAAAATTGGAACTGGACTTGGTCTTGCAATTACTAAGTCTATCGTCGAGTTACATGGTGGGAATATTGAAGCGACCAACCGAAGTGAGGGAGGTGCGAGGTTTCTCATTGACATCCCAATTTCATAA
- a CDS encoding alpha-2-macroglobulin family protein, translating into MFFRFRYAILFLLILGFVRSDFSQTQPASIEFFTPNGFVKQPKQVTVRFTKPMVALGDIRPKIDIFQVQCPLVGTSRFLDSTTWVYEFEKELPGGVECSFQLKEGTKTLSGEVVLGERKFSFHTGGPSVQYSSPYQGSSITEDQIFVLHLDAKPDITSFQKFVYFRSEELGNRIPIVLVTGSERKAILKSTGDADKEETILLKSKQTFLPDKQIQLVLGKGTKSIWGGEIREEEVLSFTVRPVFSVRFSCERVNAKADCIPILPVSLSFSSAVSRSSLQKIKLVSKDGKEYPMSPFTEKGNEFYEWVSFPGPFPENTEFEIRLPELEDETNRSLSNQASFPLKFKTDEFPPLAKFGAKFGILESKAKPALPVTLRNLEANLPLKSVSLGVGGKTQKTMDILEIQKWFQILSSREREQSVFQNPPTAAGISSFTLPKPNGKKPMEVVGIPLETPGFYVVELASDILGNSLLEKKGKMYVSSAALVTNLSAHFKWGKDTSLVWVTNLDQGLPEAGVQIKILDCKGNLRGAGITGKDGTMLFGNLNFQDVPYCGYHELGSGLTIFVQKNDDISFTSSTWDKGIESWRYQLPSVTTGHSKEIKSIVLDRTLFKKGETVHLKHVRRGFGNKGLTPAEPKDNPEQVIIKHEGSGEAYPLPLVWSFPGQAESEFKIPKTAKHGVYIVYYPYSNEDSSYGETITQFRVEEFRLPVVKGNIQLYGDKQELVSPKESKVLFGLEYLSGGGASQFPVKIRSQVVPSFYSPKEEYSAFSFSPETLKEGKWKVSGYEEEEVEESKPTVLSTALKTDEKGFLQYTFGGLKPIPGYGKFQVEMEYADPSGEIQTVSRSFPVSPAEVHLGILPDGWLFTEDTVKLQLVALDSKDKILPSQKIKVTAYKREFYSNRKRLVGGFYAYEHYEEVTKLGEFCEGKTDSKGILICEGKSPAVGDIVFLAETKDTKGNLTNSGYSVWVSSKQEAWFDVSDHNRMDILPEKRSVDVGENIKVQIRSPFREATALVSLEREGVLDYFVTQVSGKDPVVSIPIKKEYAPNVFISVLLVRGRVGDPKPTGLVDLAKPGYRLGLTMLKVGSKPYTLSVSVNPEKKLYQVRETANVELEIKTSDGKVPVDSTEVTLAVVDEALLELSPNPTWNLLDTMMGTRPHSVGTSTAQSQIIGKRHFGLKAKPEGGGGGKQSTRSLFDTLVYWKGKAIVGKDGKYKFSFPLNDSLTSFRIVAVATSGVKEFGTGMAKIQTTQKIQSFSGIPPVVRLGDTLRHELTLRNAGENKEQLRLRLSVTDIKNGTETKEDLETKSAILGSGETKVVFWDLTVPENTTKRKFNLEVSSPNGTVLDQLSVEQTVLPVDSERVYQAGLFLYESPIKESVQVPDGSQPNSGKMVWKASPTILTSLSGIQTYFQNYPYYCMEQRVSKAIGLKSESMWNDVFSDLNSFLDYDGLVKYFARMENGSEILTAYVLTSAQLANKKIPEETLGRMLLGLQGYLEGRVKGERYKFGADSIVRKIIVWEALTRYQTYEWEQVRPIFEGLEFLPTASLIDLSEIWGRVNGGDSSVKSRLASILRSRLNIQGTELIVADSGFTNPWWILGSRDYTMAKLLLWSFSEPSYKKDMPRLIKAFVKMQKKGSYDTTLGNAYSILVFDRVSKVLESEKVSGGKLKIQSTKESFSLEPNGKQTVAQAIGTIPESVSVSYDGKGKPWVEWSVKSILPLKAPISSGYRLKRTWEPMQVAKPGVLSKGDTIRVTIEIQADSDKTWVVVEDPIPPGSLPLGRGFGRESIIKQDSNSSDSSYYLSFEEKTLSQYRAYFEYLPKGTHTLEHTFRLNHTGTFRLPATRVEAMYSPETHAEWPNETVRISENLD; encoded by the coding sequence ATGTTCTTTCGGTTTCGTTATGCTATCCTTTTTCTCCTAATCCTTGGTTTCGTTCGATCTGATTTCAGCCAAACCCAACCTGCTTCCATAGAATTTTTCACTCCAAATGGGTTTGTCAAACAGCCCAAACAAGTGACCGTTCGGTTCACAAAACCCATGGTCGCTCTCGGTGACATCCGACCGAAAATTGACATCTTCCAGGTCCAGTGCCCGCTCGTAGGAACCAGTCGTTTTTTAGATTCCACAACTTGGGTTTACGAATTCGAAAAAGAACTTCCTGGTGGTGTGGAGTGTTCCTTTCAATTGAAAGAGGGAACAAAAACTCTAAGTGGTGAAGTAGTCCTTGGGGAACGTAAATTTTCCTTTCATACAGGTGGGCCTTCTGTCCAATATTCTTCTCCTTACCAAGGTTCCTCCATCACAGAAGACCAAATTTTTGTTTTGCATTTAGATGCGAAGCCTGACATAACTTCGTTTCAAAAGTTTGTATATTTCCGTTCCGAAGAATTAGGAAATCGAATTCCGATTGTTCTTGTGACGGGATCCGAGCGGAAAGCAATTTTAAAATCAACTGGTGATGCAGACAAAGAAGAAACGATCCTTTTAAAATCCAAACAAACCTTTCTACCAGATAAACAAATCCAATTGGTACTAGGTAAGGGAACAAAATCCATTTGGGGTGGCGAGATCCGTGAGGAAGAGGTCCTTTCTTTTACAGTTAGACCTGTATTTTCTGTACGTTTCAGCTGTGAACGTGTGAATGCAAAAGCCGATTGTATACCCATCCTTCCTGTATCACTTTCTTTTAGTTCGGCGGTATCCCGGTCTAGTTTACAAAAAATAAAACTAGTTTCTAAGGATGGAAAAGAATACCCCATGTCTCCTTTTACAGAAAAAGGAAATGAGTTTTATGAATGGGTAAGTTTTCCTGGACCCTTTCCCGAAAATACTGAATTTGAAATTCGTTTGCCTGAACTTGAAGATGAAACGAATAGAAGTTTATCGAACCAGGCTTCCTTTCCATTGAAGTTTAAGACAGACGAGTTTCCACCTCTTGCAAAGTTTGGTGCCAAATTTGGAATTTTAGAATCAAAAGCCAAACCAGCGTTACCTGTCACACTTCGAAATTTAGAAGCAAATTTACCTTTAAAATCCGTCTCTCTCGGTGTCGGTGGAAAAACCCAAAAAACAATGGATATTTTAGAAATCCAAAAATGGTTTCAAATTTTATCATCGAGAGAAAGAGAACAATCTGTTTTTCAAAATCCACCGACGGCTGCAGGTATTTCTTCTTTCACACTTCCGAAACCTAATGGTAAAAAACCGATGGAAGTGGTGGGAATTCCATTGGAGACTCCCGGTTTTTATGTAGTCGAACTTGCCAGTGACATTCTTGGAAATAGCCTTCTTGAAAAAAAAGGGAAGATGTATGTATCAAGTGCTGCACTTGTCACAAACCTTTCCGCACATTTTAAATGGGGAAAGGACACAAGTCTTGTTTGGGTGACAAACCTTGACCAAGGTCTTCCGGAAGCAGGAGTCCAAATTAAAATCTTGGATTGTAAGGGAAATTTACGAGGAGCTGGAATCACAGGAAAAGACGGGACAATGCTTTTTGGAAATTTAAACTTCCAAGATGTTCCTTATTGCGGTTATCATGAGTTAGGTTCAGGACTTACCATTTTTGTTCAAAAAAATGATGATATTAGTTTTACTTCAAGCACATGGGACAAAGGGATTGAAAGTTGGCGTTACCAACTTCCAAGTGTGACTACAGGTCATTCCAAAGAAATCAAATCCATTGTTTTAGATAGAACCTTATTTAAAAAAGGGGAGACCGTTCATCTAAAACATGTTCGTCGTGGGTTTGGAAACAAAGGGCTCACTCCAGCCGAACCAAAAGACAATCCCGAGCAGGTAATCATCAAACATGAAGGTTCGGGAGAGGCATATCCATTGCCATTGGTATGGTCTTTTCCTGGACAGGCAGAATCGGAATTCAAAATTCCAAAAACGGCAAAACATGGAGTATATATTGTTTATTATCCTTATTCAAATGAAGATTCCAGTTATGGAGAAACAATCACTCAATTTCGTGTGGAAGAATTTCGCCTCCCCGTGGTCAAAGGAAATATCCAATTATATGGAGATAAACAAGAGTTAGTCTCACCTAAGGAATCCAAAGTTTTATTTGGGTTGGAGTATTTGTCTGGAGGTGGGGCTTCTCAATTTCCTGTAAAAATTCGTTCCCAAGTGGTTCCAAGTTTTTATTCTCCCAAAGAAGAATACTCTGCATTTTCTTTTTCACCCGAAACCTTAAAAGAAGGAAAATGGAAGGTGAGTGGTTATGAAGAAGAGGAAGTAGAAGAATCAAAACCTACAGTTTTATCCACTGCTTTAAAAACTGATGAAAAAGGATTTTTACAATATACCTTTGGTGGTTTAAAACCAATTCCAGGTTATGGAAAATTTCAAGTGGAAATGGAATATGCAGATCCTTCAGGAGAAATTCAAACTGTTTCCAGAAGTTTTCCGGTCTCTCCTGCGGAAGTACATTTAGGTATTTTACCTGATGGTTGGCTTTTTACAGAAGATACCGTAAAGCTACAGTTAGTGGCTCTTGATTCAAAAGATAAAATCCTACCATCTCAAAAAATTAAAGTGACTGCTTATAAAAGAGAATTTTATTCCAATCGCAAACGCCTTGTTGGTGGATTTTATGCTTATGAACATTATGAGGAAGTCACAAAACTTGGAGAATTTTGCGAAGGGAAAACAGATTCTAAAGGCATTTTGATTTGTGAAGGAAAATCTCCTGCTGTGGGTGATATTGTTTTCCTTGCTGAAACCAAAGATACGAAAGGGAATCTTACAAATTCTGGATATAGTGTTTGGGTCAGTTCCAAACAAGAAGCATGGTTTGATGTCAGCGATCACAATCGTATGGACATTTTACCTGAAAAACGGAGTGTCGATGTCGGAGAAAACATCAAAGTACAAATTCGTTCTCCTTTCCGGGAAGCAACTGCTCTTGTTAGTTTAGAAAGAGAAGGTGTGTTGGATTATTTTGTGACACAAGTATCAGGAAAAGATCCAGTGGTTTCGATTCCTATTAAAAAGGAATATGCACCGAATGTTTTTATCTCGGTATTGTTAGTTAGAGGTAGGGTAGGTGATCCAAAACCGACGGGACTAGTGGATTTAGCAAAACCTGGATATCGTTTGGGTCTCACCATGTTAAAAGTGGGTTCAAAACCGTACACTTTGTCCGTTTCTGTCAATCCAGAGAAAAAACTTTATCAAGTAAGAGAAACAGCTAATGTGGAGTTAGAGATTAAAACTTCTGATGGAAAAGTGCCTGTTGATTCTACCGAGGTTACTCTTGCCGTTGTGGATGAAGCACTTCTGGAACTTTCGCCTAATCCAACTTGGAATTTATTGGATACAATGATGGGAACAAGGCCGCATTCTGTCGGAACTTCCACGGCACAATCGCAGATCATTGGAAAACGTCATTTTGGTCTAAAAGCAAAACCCGAAGGAGGAGGTGGAGGAAAACAATCCACTCGGTCTCTATTTGATACTTTAGTTTATTGGAAAGGAAAGGCGATTGTTGGAAAGGATGGAAAATATAAATTTAGTTTTCCTCTAAATGATTCTCTTACCAGTTTTCGAATTGTTGCCGTTGCCACCTCGGGTGTCAAAGAATTTGGAACTGGTATGGCCAAAATCCAAACCACACAAAAAATTCAATCCTTCTCTGGAATCCCACCAGTGGTTAGGTTGGGTGATACTCTTCGCCATGAGCTAACTCTTCGTAATGCCGGGGAAAATAAAGAACAACTAAGATTGCGATTGTCTGTCACAGATATAAAAAATGGAACAGAAACAAAGGAAGATTTAGAAACAAAGTCTGCCATTTTGGGTTCTGGCGAAACTAAGGTGGTGTTTTGGGATTTAACCGTTCCAGAAAATACCACCAAACGGAAGTTTAATTTAGAAGTTTCTTCACCCAATGGAACTGTCCTTGACCAATTATCAGTGGAACAGACGGTTTTGCCTGTGGACTCAGAAAGGGTTTACCAGGCCGGACTTTTTTTATATGAATCACCTATTAAAGAATCAGTACAAGTTCCTGATGGATCACAACCAAACTCTGGTAAGATGGTATGGAAGGCTTCTCCTACAATTTTGACAAGCCTTTCTGGAATCCAAACTTATTTTCAGAATTATCCTTACTATTGTATGGAACAACGAGTTTCAAAAGCCATTGGTCTCAAATCCGAGTCAATGTGGAATGATGTATTCTCTGATTTAAATTCCTTTTTGGATTATGATGGTCTTGTGAAATATTTTGCGAGAATGGAAAATGGAAGCGAAATTCTAACGGCTTACGTATTAACTTCGGCTCAATTGGCAAACAAAAAAATCCCAGAGGAAACATTGGGAAGGATGCTCCTTGGTTTACAAGGTTATTTGGAAGGCCGTGTGAAAGGGGAGAGATACAAGTTTGGTGCCGATTCGATCGTTCGAAAAATCATTGTTTGGGAAGCTCTCACAAGATACCAAACATATGAATGGGAACAGGTAAGACCAATTTTTGAAGGATTAGAATTTTTACCGACAGCCTCTCTTATCGATCTTTCCGAAATTTGGGGAAGGGTGAATGGGGGAGATAGTTCCGTAAAATCTCGCCTGGCAAGTATTTTGCGATCAAGGCTAAATATTCAAGGTACAGAACTCATTGTTGCAGATTCTGGTTTTACCAATCCTTGGTGGATTTTGGGAAGCCGAGATTATACTATGGCAAAACTTTTGTTATGGTCATTTTCGGAACCAAGTTATAAAAAAGATATGCCGCGCCTTATTAAAGCCTTTGTTAAAATGCAAAAAAAAGGAAGTTACGATACAACTCTTGGAAATGCGTATTCCATTTTGGTTTTTGACCGTGTGAGTAAAGTTTTAGAATCAGAGAAAGTGTCAGGTGGAAAATTAAAAATCCAATCAACAAAAGAATCTTTTAGTTTAGAGCCTAACGGAAAACAGACGGTGGCCCAAGCCATTGGGACGATTCCGGAATCTGTATCCGTCAGTTATGATGGAAAAGGAAAACCATGGGTGGAATGGTCAGTCAAATCCATTCTTCCATTAAAAGCGCCAATCTCAAGTGGTTACCGATTGAAACGAACTTGGGAACCAATGCAGGTAGCCAAACCGGGAGTTTTATCGAAAGGAGATACCATTCGAGTTACCATTGAAATCCAAGCGGATTCCGACAAAACTTGGGTGGTTGTGGAAGACCCGATCCCACCAGGATCGTTACCTTTGGGTCGAGGATTTGGCCGGGAGTCAATCATCAAACAAGATTCTAATTCAAGCGATTCCTCTTATTATTTGAGTTTTGAAGAAAAGACCCTTTCTCAGTACAGAGCGTATTTTGAATACCTGCCCAAAGGCACTCATACCCTAGAACACACTTTCCGTTTGAACCATACGGGAACGTTCCGATTGCCTGCCACCCGGGTAGAGGCCATGTATTCTCCTGAAACCCATGCGGAATGGCCGAATGAAACTGTGAGGATTTCGGAAAATTTGGACTAG